In Chryseobacterium scophthalmum, the genomic stretch GCTCCGGATTTACATTTGGGACATGCTGTTGTTTTGAAAAAACTGAAACAGTTTCAGAATTTAGGACATCAAATCATTATTATTGTAGGAAGTTTTACGGCAAGAATCGGTGATCCGACCGGGAAAAACAAAGCCAGAAAACCTTTAAGCACAGAAGAAGTTCAGCATAATGCAGAAACGTACATCAACCAGCTTTCAAAAGTAATTAATGTAGAAAAAACGAAAATTGTTTTCAATTCTGATTGGTTAGATTCTCTGAATTTTTCAGATGTTATTCAGTTGATTTCAAAAGTTACAGTAGCTCAACTGATGCACAGAAATGACTTCAATAAAAGATTTTCTGAAAACTATCCGATTGCAATGCATGAATTGGTGTACCCAATTTTACAGGGATTTGATTCAGTAAAAATCCAAGCAGACATTGAAATGGGCGGAACCGATCAGCTTTTCAATTGTACGATGGGAAGACAATTGCAGGAAGCTCATCAAATATCACCACAAATTGTGATGTGTATGCCTTTATTAAAAGGACTCGACGGAAAAGAGAAAATGAGCAAATCGCTCAATAATATTATTGGATTAACAGACGAACCCAACGAAATGTTTGGAAAAACAATGTCAATTCCTGATGCTATGATCAATGAATTTATTGATTTGACCACAGATCTTTCAAATGCAGAAAAGCAAAATTTAAAATTGAGAATTTCTGATGGAGAAAACCCAATGAACATTAAAAAAATCATTGCGAAAAATATTATTTCTCAATACCACAATGAAAAATCGGCTGAACTTGCTGAACAGTTTTTTAGCAATCAGTTTCAAAACAAAAATTTTGAAGAGAAAGTATTTGAACCAATTTCTATTGAATCTTTATTTCCAAATCAATCAAAAATCAGCTTGATTGAGCTTTGTCATCATTTGAAAAATAACGAAAGTAAATCTTTTATAAGAAGATTAATTGAAAACGGTGGAATTCAAATTAACAATGTAAAAATTACAAATTCGAATACAGAAATTAAGCTTTTAAAAGAGACGAAAATTAAAATTGGGAAAAGAGATTTTTTTGAATTGGTGTAAATCTTTAGCAAACTATTAGTTTATTTAAACCAAAAATACTTTTAAAGAGAATATATAAAATTTGGCTAAAGCCAATGAGTTTTACGATTAAAAAAGCGGGCTAAAGCCCGCTCCTATTGATTATTCGCCATCGTCACATAAATAATTCTTCCGCCTTCTTCATTAGAAAGCAATATTTTTTTGCCTTCAGACAATTCAACCATTGAATTGGGCGGAATCTCTTTTTGTTCGGTCAAATCTTTCATAGAAGTTAAGGTTTGATTCACCAAAACCCATTTATCCTGATAAAAAGTAAAATATCCGACCGGTTTTTTATCTTCAAAAATCAGACTTTCATTGCGGATTATTTTTCTTGAAACGTGCCATTTGAATAAATACTGATTATGATAGACCATTAATCGATGATTTTCAGGCTTCCAAACCTCATCATCATATTTAAAATACAAATCGAGGACAGGTAAACTTCCTTTGTGTGAAGTTCCACAGAACGGACATCTCGGAGTTTGGGTATTATCGAAAACATACCATTTCTCGTTACATTCAGGGTTATGACAAGGCTGAATTAAATCTACGGTCTTCAGTAAAGCCGTTTCCCATTCATTTGCCAAAGGTCTTTTAATCGGATCATGAAGACCATCAATAAAAGCTTTTCTAAATAATTCAGACAAATAAGGTCCAGTAACGGTGTAAGGAATTTTATTCGGATCACCCCAGAAAGCATCCCATTTTTTAAGATATTCAGTTCGCACTTTATTGGTCGAATCGGTTGGATGCTCTACAAAAAGAGCTTTTTCACCCATTGATAATATCTCATCTTTTTCAGAATCCAGATCCCAGATTTTACCGCCTCTCAAAGGATGACGGCGAAGAAGATACATATAAATAAGAACCGCCAAAGCATGAAGATCGGTCTTCTGATTCGGAAGCTGTCTTCCGGGATCATGCAGGTGCAAATGTTTTGTTTTTAAAACTTCAGGAGCAATAAAATCTGCAGTTCCGATGACTTCGGGCGGAAACAGTTTGGGAACTACCAAACCGTCAATATCAATAATACAGGCAGATTTCGTCACCGGATCTACTAAAATATTATTATAAGAAAGGTCTGAATGCGCCAAACCCATCTGATGCAACTTTTTAATTCCTCTAGTAATATTGATAGCGATTTGAAAATAACTTAACCAATCTCCCAATTCCGATTTATCTAAGCGAAGCGGATAATGCTGGTTTCTAAACATTGGAGCCG encodes the following:
- the tyrS gene encoding tyrosine--tRNA ligase translates to MIHTLKENVEIILPENGLEQKLKQAEEENRKLIIKLGFDPTAPDLHLGHAVVLKKLKQFQNLGHQIIIIVGSFTARIGDPTGKNKARKPLSTEEVQHNAETYINQLSKVINVEKTKIVFNSDWLDSLNFSDVIQLISKVTVAQLMHRNDFNKRFSENYPIAMHELVYPILQGFDSVKIQADIEMGGTDQLFNCTMGRQLQEAHQISPQIVMCMPLLKGLDGKEKMSKSLNNIIGLTDEPNEMFGKTMSIPDAMINEFIDLTTDLSNAEKQNLKLRISDGENPMNIKKIIAKNIISQYHNEKSAELAEQFFSNQFQNKNFEEKVFEPISIESLFPNQSKISLIELCHHLKNNESKSFIRRLIENGGIQINNVKITNSNTEIKLLKETKIKIGKRDFFELV
- a CDS encoding helix-hairpin-helix domain-containing protein, which encodes MKKTTTVSSILDTAKSYEYVDENPVKGGVKDVYFSPDRKYVVAFYRTPLENEQKERIKRIVSTYLVNIQNGNASEYYLDEVFRWPYDIVQKNNLTGIVVPIYSQKFFFAKGYFGSDNIAGGDKVGKWFTAPMFRNQHYPLRLDKSELGDWLSYFQIAINITRGIKKLHQMGLAHSDLSYNNILVDPVTKSACIIDIDGLVVPKLFPPEVIGTADFIAPEVLKTKHLHLHDPGRQLPNQKTDLHALAVLIYMYLLRRHPLRGGKIWDLDSEKDEILSMGEKALFVEHPTDSTNKVRTEYLKKWDAFWGDPNKIPYTVTGPYLSELFRKAFIDGLHDPIKRPLANEWETALLKTVDLIQPCHNPECNEKWYVFDNTQTPRCPFCGTSHKGSLPVLDLYFKYDDEVWKPENHRLMVYHNQYLFKWHVSRKIIRNESLIFEDKKPVGYFTFYQDKWVLVNQTLTSMKDLTEQKEIPPNSMVELSEGKKILLSNEEGGRIIYVTMANNQ